From a single Leptidea sinapis chromosome 19, ilLepSina1.1, whole genome shotgun sequence genomic region:
- the LOC126969810 gene encoding ubiquitin-conjugating enzyme E2 C produces MAQNINPHYASSSNPAKQNEDTIKLKDNHAVSKRLQKELMELMRCADKGISAFPESDNLFKWIGTINGPEDTVYAGHKYKLSLEFPNSYPYAPPVVKFLTPCFHPNVDTCGLICLDILKDKWTALYDVRTVLLSIQSLLAEPNTQSPLNQQASFLWSNQPAYKKYLDEFYSKHKDL; encoded by the exons ATGGCCCAGAACATAAATCCACATTATGCGTCGTCCTCAAATCCCGCCAAACAAAACGAAGATACGATCAAATTGAAGGACAATCATGCTGTGAGTAAACG ATTGCAAAAAGAACTGATGGAGCTGATGCGATGCGCAGACAAGGGTATATCAGCTTTTCCCGAGAGTGACAACTTATTTAAGTGGATAGGAACTATCAACGGACCTGAAGACACGGTGTACGCGGGTCACAAGTACAAATTATCACTAGAGTTTCCTAATTCATATCCATATGCTCCGCCTGTAGTCAAATTCCTCACCCCTTGTTTTCATCCCAATGTAGATACATGCGGGTTAATATGTCTAGATATATTGAAGGATAAGTGGACAGCACTATATGATGTCCGCACTGTCCTACTGTCAATACAGAGTCTGCTTGCAGAACCTAACACCCAGAGTCCTCTGAATCAGCAAGCCTCCTTCCTCTGGTCAAACCAACCAGCATATAAGAAGTATTTAGATGAATTTTATAGTAAACATAAggatttatag
- the LOC126969696 gene encoding uncharacterized protein LOC126969696, protein MVVLSLSIKGLRKLLSVYEHYANVYGLNKTEMLVFRAGKGPEMVPEVLLYGSAVRVVTEFKYLGHVLTEHLKDDYDIERERRALLIRCNMLARRFGKCSNPVKIVLFNAYCQCFHTCQLWTKFLKKSYTTMRVQHNDAFRILVGFPRYCSASGVC, encoded by the coding sequence ATGGTGGTTCTCAGCCTGTCTATCAAGGGACTTAGGAAGTTGCTTTCAGTCTATGAGCATTATGCGAATGTTTACGGACTTAATAAGACAGAAATGTTGGTATTTCGTGCGGGCAAAGGTCCGGAGATGGTACCTGAGGTGTTGTTGTATGGCTCAGCGGTTCGAGTTGTAACAGAGTTTAAATACCTGGGACATGTTCTTACAGAGCACCTGAAGGATGACTATGATATTGAGAGAGAGAGGAGGGCACTCTTGATTCGTTGCAATATGTTGGCCCGAAGATTTGGCAAATGCAGCAATCCCGTCAAGATTGTACTGTTTAATGCGTATTGCCAGTGCTTCCACACCTGCCAACTTTGGACGAAATTTCTCAAAAAGTCATACACGACAATGCGCGTGCAGCACAATGATGCATTTCGCATATTGGTGGGATTCCCTAGGTACTGCAGTGCCTCGGGTGTTTGCTGA
- the LOC126969802 gene encoding DNA-directed RNA polymerase I subunit RPA49 has translation MTQRTIDKVYKKSNQKPYPIIVNYQHAYPTDEFQSYPCTLLKNTETDQKTLVTETDGLLYAGEEDDDNLGQTLLLVRDKSSGKVRLIESSYIELRPILKEDLNINDTQVLETSNLELSRKFGSKKQRQQMEQREKLKMNMETVTEQVKKATEKVKSEQLDLTSYNNSLNSDDFYIPDINRNATRVEDVYDFDKILTEEQFSQIASEIESKDYISEMLPFIQNIVSNSNSIKHQVLGLYADSLAKLYIMMVKDINRKGFTICKSSNTLNKHILENFLTVSGRKYGRPPQYKDKIICHAIVLLLLINNFKISLDEVCEMFKLMPSTSALKVRVTGAIIVNTDSKKFVQLKLPLNNKGIYRRKSTHF, from the coding sequence ATGACTCAACGAACAATAGacaaagtatataaaaaatctaatcaaaAACCTTATCCAATCATTGTAAACTATCAACATGCATACCCGACGGATGAATTTCAAAGTTATCCATGTACATTGCTTAAAAATACCGAAACCGATCAAAAAACTCTAGTTACTGAAACAGATGGCTTACTATATGCTGGAGAGGAAGACGATGATAACTTAGGCCAAACTTTACTTCTTGTTAGGGATAAGTCGTCTGGCAAAGTTAGATTAATCGAATCAAGTTATATTGAGTTGAGACCTATCTTAAAAgaagatttaaatataaacgaCACCCAGGTATTAGAGACAAGTAATTTGGAGTTAAGTAGAAAATTTGGTTCTAAGAAGCAAAGACAGCAGATGGAACAAAGAGAAAAACTAAAAATGAATATGGAAACAGTGACTGAACAGGTTAAAAAAGCCACGGAGAAGGTGAAGTCGGAACAACTGGATTTAACATCTTACAACAATAGCTTAAACTCTGATGACTTCTATATACCAGATATTAATAGAAATGCTACCCGGGTGGAGGATGTTTATGattttgacaaaatattgaCAGAGGAACAATTTTCTCAAATAGCTTCAGAAATTGAGTCAAAAGACTACATATCTGAGATGCTACCATTTATCCAAAATATTGTAAGCAATAGTAATTCAATCAAACACCAAGTACTTGGTTTATATGCAGATAGCTTAGCTAAGTTATACATAATGATGGTTAAAGACATCAACAGAAAAGGTTTTACTATATGTAAATCATCAAATACATTGAACAAGCATATATTGGAGAATTTCTTGACAGTATCGGGTAGAAAGTATGGCCGTCCTCCACAGTACAAGGATAAAATTATATGTCATGCTATAgtgcttttattattaataaataattttaagataagtCTAGATGAAGTTTGTGAAATGTTTAAGTTGATGCCATCAACTAGTGCTTTGAAGGTGAGAGTGACTGGTGCTATAATTGTGAACACAGACAGTAAGAAATTTGTGCAATTAAAACTACCTCTAAATAATAAAGGAATATATCGGAGGAAAAGTacacatttttga